A segment of the uncultured Fibrobacter sp. genome:
CCTTGAAGAACTGTTCCTGGTATTCCTTCGCGTTTTCGAGAACCTGTTCGTGGGAAAGACGCGGACGGGCCTTGTTGCGACCACTCGGGTCACCAATCTGGGCCGTGTAGTCACCCACGATGAGAACGACCGTATGACCCAGGTCCTGGAACTGGCGGAGCTTACGCATCACAACGGTATGACCGAAATGAACATCCGGTGCGGTCGGGTCTACACCCATTTTCACACGGAGAGGAACCCCGGTATCGTAAGACTTCTGGAGTTTCTTTTCGAGTTCATCTTGCGGTACGACATCGATAACACCGCGCATCAAAATTTCAAGCTGTTCTTTTACAGGACGGAATTGCATGTTTTTAATTAAGTGGTTAGTGTTTGGTGATTAGTGGTTAGGGAAATTACAAGTCTAAACCACTAATCACTGAAAGCCCATGTAGAAGGAATGGATAATCATACGGGATAAATATAGAAATTGACGAAAGAACGGGCCAAGGCCCTGCTGACGAGAAACGAGAGAAATGGCTGGTATTCTAAAAGCAAGAGCCTAGAAATAGCAGATTAGAAATCAAGCAGGGGTTTATTTTTGAAATTCCGCGAGGG
Coding sequences within it:
- the tyrS gene encoding tyrosine--tRNA ligase produces the protein MQFRPVKEQLEILMRGVIDVVPQDELEKKLQKSYDTGVPLRVKMGVDPTAPDVHFGHTVVMRKLRQFQDLGHTVVLIVGDYTAQIGDPSGRNKARPRLSHEQVLENAKEYQEQFFKVVRRDQVEIHYNGEWFSKLPFSKVTELMGQFTVAQMLEREDFHNRYAANTPISLHEFMYPMMQGYDSVAINSDVELGGT